TGACGGCAAGCCTGTGCGGACCCCATCGCGACGCGAGCTTGAGGTTCCGTTCGAAGCGCTTGCTGAAGCGGTTGCGGCAGAATGGAGTGCGCAGAAGGAGCATATCGATCCTGCCGTGATGCCGCTGACCCGCATGGTCAATACCGCCATCGACGGGGTGTCCACGGCGCGTGAGGCGGTGTTTGAGGAAATCCTGCGTTACGGTGGTACGGACATGCTGTGCTACCGGGCCGAAGGCCCGGATACGCTGATCGCCCGCGAAGCCGAACATTGGGACCCCTATCTCGACTGGGCGGCGCAGCAGGGCGCGCGGCTGGTTTTGGCTGAAGGCATCATGCATGTCGAGCAACCCGCTGAATCGATCCGCGCGCTGGCGACCTTGATGCGCCGCCATGCTTCGGATTTGCAATTGACCGCGCTGCACACCATCACAACGCTTACCGGCTCACTGGTGCTGGCGCTCGCTCTCGCAGAGGGGCATGCCGAAGCAGACGAGATCTGGCTTGCCGCCCATGTCGACGAGGATTTCAACATTTCCCAGTGGGGTGAAGATCATGAGGCTGCCGCACGCAAGGCCAAGCGGCTTCTAGAGTTCGAGGCTGCGGCCTTGATCCTCTCCGCACATTGGACCTAGGCCTGCTTTATCCGTTCCGGTCACTGCTGTGCATCTGAGCGACCAGGTTGCGGATGCAATTCGCGATAGTGGGCTGAGAAACCGGAATGCCTTCAGTGTTAACCAGACACTAACCATAAACTGCGATTTTTCCGGTACCAGATTTTGCCCCCGGAGCGTTCGCGTGTCATTTCCAGTCCTTCATCCATCCCGGTTCTTGCAGCTGTTTGCTGTGATGATACTGACCCTCACGCTTGCGGCCTGTGCCGGTCGGCCAAAGCCCCTCGAGCCGCAATACCCCGTTGATGTGACGTCAGTGCGGGTGACGGCCATAAGCAGCGCGGATGTTGGCTTTGCCGCGCAACTGCAGGACCGTCTGGAACAGACATTGGGGCGTGCGGCGCGTGATGTTGGTCGTGCGTCTACGCTCAGGGTCATCGTCAGCGACCGCAGTACTTCAGCCGATCCGTTCCTGGCGTTTGTAAGAGCGGGGCGCGAGGCTGAAGTCGAAGTGCTGCTCAACGACAATGAGAGCGGGTTAGATGTCAGAACCAGAGTTCTCCGGGCTTCCGCCTCAGGCCAGAACAACAGTCTTGCCGATTCGATCCTGGTTGCCCGTCTGGTGAGCGATATCCGCAATCTGCTTGGTCTGTCTGGCTATCCACCCTATCCTGTGAGTGGCGCCAAGCGCGATCTTGTGCGTCCCGAGTTTCGCGATGATCTGTTGTCGCCGGATGGCAGTTTCAGCGAGGATGAGCTGCGCTCGGATCCGTTGCTCAATGGCTCGGTAACGCCGACCAGCATCGTTCTCGAGCCTGAAGAGAACGCTACGCCAGCATTCGACATCTCAAATCCGCTGCTGTCGGTCACACCCCCAGCCCCGGGTGATGATGCCGCAGCTCCGGTCCCCGTCGCGCCGCCTGCAATAGAGCCGGTTGGAACCCCTGAGGCTGACGTTGAAGTACCGGCAGAACCGGTCGCTTCTGCTAGCCCGGCCCCGGCCACCATCAATGGCGATGAGCCTTGCATCATCACTATGGACAATGATTGCAGCGATCCGGACAGACGCTGAGCTTTCGGCATGTACGAAAAAACCGGGCAATCAGCCCGGTTTTCTGTTTTCGCAATTCTGCGTGCAGTTGCCGTCAGGCCGCTGGTCCGCCAAGGCGTTTGGAATGCCAGGAGAGATGATCTTCCATGAAGCTGGAAATGAAATTGTAGGAATGGTCGTAGCCTTCCTGCATTCTCAAGGTCAGCGAAATGCCAGCCTTCTCACAGGCCTCGGTGAGAAGCCAGGGTCTCAGGCCATCTTCCAGAAAGCCGTCAGCCGCCCCCTGGTCGACAAGAAATTCGTCAAACCGCGCGCCATCCTCGATCAGCAGCGTGGCGTCGTGGCGGCGCCAGAGCGCGGGGTCAGCGCCGAGGTACTTTTCCAGCGCCGGCCGGGACCAGTCCGCAGTCGATGGCTGGGCGATCGGTGCAAACGCGGAACAGCTTTTGAACCGGTCAGGATGTTTGAGTGCAAACGTCAGCGCTCCATGCCCACCCATCGAATGGCCCATGACGCCCTGGCGGTCCAGATCGGCAGCGAAGTGGCTGGCGATGAGGGCAGGGAGTTCGCTGAGGATATGGGTTTCCATCTTATAGTGAGCGGCGAAAGGGGTTTCGGTCGCATCGAGGTAGAATCCCGCGCCCTTGCCGAACTGCCAGTTGTCAGGCTCATCGGGAATGTGATCGCCGCGCGGGCTCACATCAGGACAGACAATGATCAATCCGAGTTCGGAGGCCATACGGCGGTACTCGCCCTTGTCCATCACATTGGCATGGGTGCAGGTGAGCCCGGAAAGGTACCAGACCACTGGACAAAGATGCTCCTTGGCCAAAGGCGGGCTGAACACCGCGAAGGTCATGTCACAGCCGCAGGCTTCCGATTGGGTGGTGTACACTCCCTGACGTCCGCCATGGGCCTTGGCTTCGGAAATGATTTTCATGGGTTCGTCCAGTTTCGCTGGTTGTGAGGCGGTGGCTGTCTCGGATCAGTTCTCAAGCAACCTGCCGGAAGTCAATCTCAAAAACAAAGGGCGGTGACGCCTGGCACGATTGTGCATGCGCCACCGCCCGGGTCTGGTGCTGCAAGCGTTAGTAGACCACCACGCTGCGGATGCTTTCGCCCCTGTGCATCAGGTCAAAGGCCTCGTTGATGCCTTCAAGTCCCATCGTGTGGGTGATCATCGGGTCGATCTCGATCTTGCCTTCCATATACCAGTCGACAATCTTGGGCACGTCGGTGCGCCCACGTGCTCCGCCAAAGGCGGTGCCGCGCCAGGACCGGCCGGTGACCAGCTGGAACGGACGGGTCGAGATCTCGGCACCTGCAGGTGCCACGCCGATGATGATACTCTCGCCCCAGCCCTTGTGGGCACATTCGAGTGCGGTGCGCATCACGCCGACATTGCCGGTGGCATCAAAGGTGTAATCGGCGCCGCCCTTGGTCAGGTCGACCAGATAGGGCACCAGATCGCCTTCAACTTCGGACGGATTGACGAAATGGGTCATCCCGAAACGGGTCGCCATCTCGACCTTGCTTGGATTGAGGTCGACGCCCACGATCATGTCAGCGCCGGCAAGCCGCAGCCCCTGCAGCACGTTGAGGCCGATGCCGCCGAGACCAAAGACGATGGCCTTCGAGCCGATTTCGACCTTTGCAGTGTTGATCACCGCACCAATGCCGGTGGTGACACCACAGCCGATGTAGCAGACCTTGTCGAACGGTGCGTCCGGGTTGATCTTGGCGAGCGCAATTTCCGGCAGAACCGTGTAATTGGAGAATGTCGAAGTGCCCATATAGTGGAAGATCGGGACGCCATCGAGCGAGAAGCGCGAGGTTCCGTCAGGCATCAGGCCCTGACCCTGTGTCGAGCGGATCGACTGACACAGGTTGGTCTTGGGATTGAGGCAGTACTCGCATTCCCGGCATTCGGGTGTGTAGAGCGGAATGACGTGATCGCCCTTTTTCAGCGAGGTGACCCCGGGGCCGACATCGACAACGACGCCAGCGCCCTCATGGCCCAGAATGGCGGGAAAGATTCCTTCCGGGTCTGCGCCCGAAAGCGTGAATTCGTCAGTGTGGCAAACGCCGGTCGCCTTGATTTCCACCAAAACCTCACCGGCGCGAGGGCCGTCAAGGTCGACTTCAATGATTTCAAGTGGTTTTCCCGCTTCCAGCGCGACTGCTGCTCTTGTCCGCATCTGCTGCCTCCTCATCGTGTGCTAGCTTGAAACTGAGCTTTGGAATCTCATAACTTGAGACTAAGTATCATCCTGTGGTACGGTGCCGTCAACATGCATCTTGAACGACTTGTTGCAATTTTGGAAATGATAGCCGTCGCCGGACGGCCAGTTTCGGCTGCCGAGATGCAGAAGGCAACCGGCTTGCCCAAACCGACCTGTTACCGTTTGTTCCAGACCCTTCAGGAACATCGGCTTATTGACGATCACGAAGGCACCTCACGCTTCGTCATCGGTGAGCGCTTGATCCGGATAGCCCTGCTCGGCAAGTCCGATGTCGATGTGCGCCGGGCATCCGCGCCGCTGCTCAAGTCGGCGGCGATTGAATTCCGCGAAACAGTGTTTCTGTCACGGTTTCGAAGCGGGCAGGTCGAAATCATCCATGTCGAAGTTCCGGACGACCCGACCCAGGCTTACATCTATCCCGGCCTCGGCGCCCGCCCGATGCACGCGTGCTCGTGTTCCAAGGCGATCGCGGCCTTTGCCGAGCCGGAATTCCGCGAGGCGATCCTGAGTGGAGCGCTCAAGCAATACACCGAGCAGACCAAGACAAGCCCTGAGACGCTGCGGGCGGAGTTCTCCAGCATTGTCGAGCG
The DNA window shown above is from Hoeflea phototrophica DFL-43 and carries:
- a CDS encoding ATP12 family chaperone protein, yielding MRDILSELDLGEDKMSDPVQQVQKGLRKQLPKRFFTEAGVKPGTGGGFVVALDGKPVRTPSRRELEVPFEALAEAVAAEWSAQKEHIDPAVMPLTRMVNTAIDGVSTAREAVFEEILRYGGTDMLCYRAEGPDTLIAREAEHWDPYLDWAAQQGARLVLAEGIMHVEQPAESIRALATLMRRHASDLQLTALHTITTLTGSLVLALALAEGHAEADEIWLAAHVDEDFNISQWGEDHEAAARKAKRLLEFEAAALILSAHWT
- the fghA gene encoding S-formylglutathione hydrolase, coding for MKIISEAKAHGGRQGVYTTQSEACGCDMTFAVFSPPLAKEHLCPVVWYLSGLTCTHANVMDKGEYRRMASELGLIIVCPDVSPRGDHIPDEPDNWQFGKGAGFYLDATETPFAAHYKMETHILSELPALIASHFAADLDRQGVMGHSMGGHGALTFALKHPDRFKSCSAFAPIAQPSTADWSRPALEKYLGADPALWRRHDATLLIEDGARFDEFLVDQGAADGFLEDGLRPWLLTEACEKAGISLTLRMQEGYDHSYNFISSFMEDHLSWHSKRLGGPAA
- a CDS encoding IclR family transcriptional regulator; translated protein: MRLSIILWYGAVNMHLERLVAILEMIAVAGRPVSAAEMQKATGLPKPTCYRLFQTLQEHRLIDDHEGTSRFVIGERLIRIALLGKSDVDVRRASAPLLKSAAIEFRETVFLSRFRSGQVEIIHVEVPDDPTQAYIYPGLGARPMHACSCSKAIAAFAEPEFREAILSGALKQYTEQTKTSPETLRAEFSSIVERGFAECDQEIEVGVASVAAPITIGNIGATFSVGAVGPIRRFDTQYRAELGQGLKQLAERISGAIQLCSVADV
- a CDS encoding S-(hydroxymethyl)glutathione dehydrogenase/class III alcohol dehydrogenase, with protein sequence MRTRAAVALEAGKPLEIIEVDLDGPRAGEVLVEIKATGVCHTDEFTLSGADPEGIFPAILGHEGAGVVVDVGPGVTSLKKGDHVIPLYTPECRECEYCLNPKTNLCQSIRSTQGQGLMPDGTSRFSLDGVPIFHYMGTSTFSNYTVLPEIALAKINPDAPFDKVCYIGCGVTTGIGAVINTAKVEIGSKAIVFGLGGIGLNVLQGLRLAGADMIVGVDLNPSKVEMATRFGMTHFVNPSEVEGDLVPYLVDLTKGGADYTFDATGNVGVMRTALECAHKGWGESIIIGVAPAGAEISTRPFQLVTGRSWRGTAFGGARGRTDVPKIVDWYMEGKIEIDPMITHTMGLEGINEAFDLMHRGESIRSVVVY